In Triticum aestivum cultivar Chinese Spring chromosome 5B, IWGSC CS RefSeq v2.1, whole genome shotgun sequence, the following proteins share a genomic window:
- the LOC123116786 gene encoding protein DETOXIFICATION 21 isoform X1, translated as MEKSGEESKAPLLEPCRPAAAEHNATGGLGRRLVGENRRLWAVAGPSICTRFSTFGIAVISQAFIGHIGPTQLAAFALVSTVLMRFSNGILLGMASALETLCGQSYGAKQYHMMGISLQRSWIILTGCAVLMLPIFVFTEPLLVFIGQDPAISAVAGTISLWYIPVMFACVFSFTLQMYLQAQSKNMIITYLAFVSLGVHLFLSWLLTVRLDLGLDGILTSMVIAMWIPVFGQLIFVFGGGCPLTWTGFSCVALTDLVPVLKLSLSSGVMLCLELWYNTILVLLTGYMRNAEVALDALSICLNINGWEMMISIGFLSAIGVRVANELGAGSARRAKFAIINVVATSFSIGLVFFIFFLFFRGKLSYIFTTSEEVAAAVASLSPLLAFSILLNSVQPVLSGVAIGAGWQSIVAYVNITTYYLIGIPVGAILGYVFGYHVKGVWVGMLLGTLIQTIVLVFITIRTDWDKQVEVTQERLKRWYITDGNKGKPDSGGSP; from the exons ATGGAGAAGAGCGGGGAGGAGAGCAAGGCCCCGCTGCTGGAGCCCTGCAGGCCGGCGGCGGCAGAGCACAATGCGACCggcgggctggggcggcggctggtgggggagAACCGGAGGCTGTGGGCGGTGGCGGGGCCGTCCATCTGCACGCGTTTCTCCACCTTCGGGATCGCCGTCATCAGCCAGGCCTTCATCGGCCACATCGGCCCCACCCAGCtcgccgccttcgccctcgtctcCACCGTCCTCATGCGCTTCAGCAACGGCATACTG CTGGGCATGGCGAGCGCACTGGAGACGCTGTGCGGGCAGTCATACGGGGCGAAGCAGTACCACATGATGGGGATCTCCCTGCAGCGCTCCTGGATCATCCTGACCGGCTGCGCCGTGCTCATGCTCCCCATCTTCGTCTTCACCGAGCCTCTCCTCGTCTTCATCGGCCAGGACCCGGCCATCAGCGCCGTCGCCGGGACCATCTCGCTCTGGTACATCCCCGTCATGTTCGCGTGCGTCTTCAGCTTCACGCTGCAGATGTACCTGCAAGCGCAGAGCAAGAACATGATCATCACCTACCTCGCGTTTGTCTCCCTCGGCGTCCATCTCTTCCTGTCCTGGCTCTTGACCGTTCGGCTGGACCTTGGACTCGACGGGATCCTGACCTCCATGGTCATCGCCATGTGGATTCCTGTGTTTGGGCAGctcatcttcgtcttcggcggtggCTGCCCTCTCACATGGACCGGGTTCTCCTGTGTGGCACTCACGGACCTCGTTCCTGTCCTCAAGCTCTCGCTATCCTCTGGTGTGATGCTCTG TTTGGAATTGTGGTACAACACCATATTGGTGCTCCTAACCGGGTACATGAGGAATGCAGAGGTTGCACTCGACGCTCTTTCAATATG CCTGAATATCAACGGTTGGGAGATGATGATTTCTATTGGCTTTTTGTCTGCAATAGG AGTGCGTGTTGCAAATGAGCTTGGAGCTGGAAGTGCAAGAAGGGCCAAGTTCGCCATCATAAATGTCGTCGCCACTTCCTTCTCAATAGGCCTTGTGttcttcatatttttccttttcttccgcGGAAAGCTTTCCTACATATTTACCACCAGTGAAGAGGTAGCTGCCGCAGTTGCAAGCCTGTCGCCTCTTCTAGCCTTCTCCATCTTGTTGAACAGTGTGCAACCAGTGCTATCAG GTGTTGCTATCGGTGCGGGTTGGCAAAGTATAGTTGCCTATGTTAACATCACAACATATTACTTGATTGGTATCCCTGTTGGAGCAATCCTTGGTTATGTTTTTGGATATCATGTGAAG GGCGTTTGGGTTGGCATGCTGCTCGGAACACTGATCCAAACAATTGTACTTGTGTTCATAACAATCAGGACTGACTGGGATAAACAG GTAGAGGTTACTCAGGAGAGATTGAAGAGATGGTACATCACGGACGGAAACAAAGGGAAGCCAGATTCAGGGGGAAGTCCATGA
- the LOC123116786 gene encoding protein DETOXIFICATION 21 isoform X2 produces the protein MASALETLCGQSYGAKQYHMMGISLQRSWIILTGCAVLMLPIFVFTEPLLVFIGQDPAISAVAGTISLWYIPVMFACVFSFTLQMYLQAQSKNMIITYLAFVSLGVHLFLSWLLTVRLDLGLDGILTSMVIAMWIPVFGQLIFVFGGGCPLTWTGFSCVALTDLVPVLKLSLSSGVMLCLELWYNTILVLLTGYMRNAEVALDALSICLNINGWEMMISIGFLSAIGVRVANELGAGSARRAKFAIINVVATSFSIGLVFFIFFLFFRGKLSYIFTTSEEVAAAVASLSPLLAFSILLNSVQPVLSGVAIGAGWQSIVAYVNITTYYLIGIPVGAILGYVFGYHVKGVWVGMLLGTLIQTIVLVFITIRTDWDKQVEVTQERLKRWYITDGNKGKPDSGGSP, from the exons ATGGCGAGCGCACTGGAGACGCTGTGCGGGCAGTCATACGGGGCGAAGCAGTACCACATGATGGGGATCTCCCTGCAGCGCTCCTGGATCATCCTGACCGGCTGCGCCGTGCTCATGCTCCCCATCTTCGTCTTCACCGAGCCTCTCCTCGTCTTCATCGGCCAGGACCCGGCCATCAGCGCCGTCGCCGGGACCATCTCGCTCTGGTACATCCCCGTCATGTTCGCGTGCGTCTTCAGCTTCACGCTGCAGATGTACCTGCAAGCGCAGAGCAAGAACATGATCATCACCTACCTCGCGTTTGTCTCCCTCGGCGTCCATCTCTTCCTGTCCTGGCTCTTGACCGTTCGGCTGGACCTTGGACTCGACGGGATCCTGACCTCCATGGTCATCGCCATGTGGATTCCTGTGTTTGGGCAGctcatcttcgtcttcggcggtggCTGCCCTCTCACATGGACCGGGTTCTCCTGTGTGGCACTCACGGACCTCGTTCCTGTCCTCAAGCTCTCGCTATCCTCTGGTGTGATGCTCTG TTTGGAATTGTGGTACAACACCATATTGGTGCTCCTAACCGGGTACATGAGGAATGCAGAGGTTGCACTCGACGCTCTTTCAATATG CCTGAATATCAACGGTTGGGAGATGATGATTTCTATTGGCTTTTTGTCTGCAATAGG AGTGCGTGTTGCAAATGAGCTTGGAGCTGGAAGTGCAAGAAGGGCCAAGTTCGCCATCATAAATGTCGTCGCCACTTCCTTCTCAATAGGCCTTGTGttcttcatatttttccttttcttccgcGGAAAGCTTTCCTACATATTTACCACCAGTGAAGAGGTAGCTGCCGCAGTTGCAAGCCTGTCGCCTCTTCTAGCCTTCTCCATCTTGTTGAACAGTGTGCAACCAGTGCTATCAG GTGTTGCTATCGGTGCGGGTTGGCAAAGTATAGTTGCCTATGTTAACATCACAACATATTACTTGATTGGTATCCCTGTTGGAGCAATCCTTGGTTATGTTTTTGGATATCATGTGAAG GGCGTTTGGGTTGGCATGCTGCTCGGAACACTGATCCAAACAATTGTACTTGTGTTCATAACAATCAGGACTGACTGGGATAAACAG GTAGAGGTTACTCAGGAGAGATTGAAGAGATGGTACATCACGGACGGAAACAAAGGGAAGCCAGATTCAGGGGGAAGTCCATGA